Proteins from a single region of Synchiropus splendidus isolate RoL2022-P1 chromosome 3, RoL_Sspl_1.0, whole genome shotgun sequence:
- the LOC128755608 gene encoding E3 ubiquitin-protein ligase HECW1 isoform X1, with the protein MIHRQVILSQNLYQNRLLGLAAMASPTRSGQTRQRSKDRHSCGPETYAVNGLNPEAFMLGLPRSTSDTDLVSPDARSTLTISASHYTIGQSEDLLITWDIKEEVDAGDWIGMYQVDEPLSENFLDYKNRGINGSHKGQIVWKVDCSSHFSEPETQVCFRYYHGVTGALRATTPSVTIKKSSAPVLKPVISPEVNNGLGNRRLINFSLSDIQAVGLKKGMFFNPDPYLKLSIQPGKHSIFPSLPHHGQEKRSRVVCNTINPQWSTEGFHFVSLPTDVLEIEVKDKFAKSRPIIKRFLGRLSVPVQRLLEKHAIGDRVVSYTLGRRLPTDHVCGQLQFRFELTSSIHPDDEEISLVIEQAAPAERNATDDSPAAHAPEDDTLSVGPEMPDLPLDAPPDPDCSTPLASTPGVLQPPELEETGEQEEENTVREEPASPQVEVEGENGWLVDEEGSKEEEQDEAAQVENECVPQTQEPGEAKDEGQEAQPVPESSTHVAGSSNTEAPTTDGESQDQDSTVQTGEEAPKEFTEGEPSSSPCACQSLFTHYKSQGSSRRKNRPCSLPVSELETVIASACGEPETPRSHYIRIHHLLHSLPSAQQRPPSQEEEEGGENSSTSLDHSSISPTVKNSKDIEVGPEEEDEEDTTQSPTQVPECPGPCCCRSLPRSLSIERLSELNQLLEGSGGGGGPTAVRRTSLSCIESEEGDSSNAVGRRTGGSSHRPAGEPECEFCDTSCYSTSCYSTSCYSTSCYSNSGYDGRGRVCSHTRLSSVDSNRLSGSTVFSSQDEEEDEESAFESTPDAGQSQEAGRAGGERRAGRWKEVRRGEPVEPEAAGSSSGDNIGLSPPVGHPPVLRPSLDLNHFPAATDQVLPPNWEARVDSHGRVFYVDHVNRTTTWQRPSHTGKCSHGIPRSGSTQQMEQLNRRYQSIQRTMATEEEGGNQRLERSCSTENESDSPPPGPASPVNHQKISHLLQSPAVKFITHPEFFTLLHNNYSAYRMFTTSSCVKHMILKVRRDAKNFERYQHNRDLVVFLNKFADTQLELPRGWEIKTDLQGKSFFVDHNSRATTFIDPRIPLQNGRLPGHLAHRQHLQRLRSYSAGEASDVSRTRGASLMARPGNSLVASIRSQHQADVQQLSAPTYNDKIVAFLRQPNIFDMLQERQPSLSRNHALREKIHYIRTEGTQGVEKLSCDADLVILLSLFEEEIMSYIPPHPIHHGFSFSPRCSPASSPQNSPGLQRARAPAPYRRDFEAKLRNFYRKLEAKGYGQGPGKIKLLIRREHLLEGTFNQVMAYSRKELQRNKLYVTFLGEEGLDYSGPSREFFFLLSQELFNPYYGLFEYSANDTYTVQISPMSAFVENHLEWFRFSGRILGLALIHQYLLDAFFTRPFYKALLRLPTDLSDLEYLDEEFHQSLQWMKDNDITDILDLTFTVNEEVFGQVTERELKSGGSNLQVTEKNKKDYIERMAKWRVERGVVQQTEALVRGFYEVVDSRLVSVFDARELELVIAGTVEIDLSDWRTNTEYRGGYHDGHIVMRWFWAAVERFNNEQRLRLLQFVTGTSSVPYEGFAALRGSNGLRRFCIEKWGKVTSLPRAHTCFNRLDLPPYPSYTMLYDKLLTAVEETSTFGLE; encoded by the exons CTGAGACCCAGGTCTGCTTCCGGTACTACCATGGTGTCACCGGTGCTCTTCGAGCCACAACGCCCAGCGTGACCATCAAGAAGAGCTCTGCTCCT GTATTAAAGCCTGTAATTAGTCCAGAGGTCAACAATGGATTGGGCAACAGGAGACTTATTAACTTCTCACTGTCAG ACATCCAGGCAGTCGGCTTGAAGAAAGGAATGTTTTTCAATCCGGATCcatatctgaagctttccatccaACCCGGGAAACACAGCATCTTCCCCTCGCTTCCCCATCACGGCCAGGAGAAGCGCTCCAGAGTGGTCTGCAACACCATCAACCCACAGTGGAGCACAGAG GGattccactttgtttccctACCAACTGATGTGCTGGAGATCGAGGTGAAAGATAAATTTGCCAAAAGCCGCCCCATCATCAAGCGCTTCCTTGGGAGGCTGTCCGTCCCTGTGCAGAGGCTACTGGAGAAACACGCCATTGG GGATCGTGTCGTGAGCTACACGCTGGGTCGCAGACTACCAACAGATCATGTGTGTGGTCAGCTGCAGTTCCGCTTTGAGCTCACCTCTTCTATTCACCCAG ATGATGAAGAGATCTCCCTGGTCATCGAACAAGCGGCGCCAGCTGAACGAAACGCGACAGATGACAGCCCAGCTGCTCACGCTCCAGAGGATGACACACTCAGCGTTGGGCCGGAAATGCCAGACCTCCCTCTGGATGCGCCTCCTGACCCTGACTGTTCTACCCCATTAGCTTCCACACCTGGTGTCCTCCAACCGCCTGAACTGGAGGAAACAGGggagcaagaggaggagaacacaGTGAGGGAGGAGCCTGCAAGTCCGCAGGTGGAAGTGGAAGGAGAGAATGGATGGCTGGTTGATGAGGAAGGGAgcaaggaagaggagcaggatgaGGCAGCACAGGTGGAGAATGAATGTGTTCCTCAAACACAAGAGCCGGGAGAAGCGAAAGATGAGGGACAGGAAGCACAGCCGGTGCCTGAGAGCAGCACGCATGTGGCCGGGAGTAGTAACACTGAGGCTCCAACAACAGACGGGGAGAGTCAGGATCAGGATTCCACTGTTCAAACCGGAGAGGAAGCTCCAAAGGAATTCACAGAAGGTGAACCGAGCAGCTCCCCCTGTGCCTGTCAATCCCTCTTCACACATTACAAATCTCAAGGCTCTTCGCGGCGTAAAAACAGGCCGTGCTCTCTGCCGGTGTCAGAGCTGGAAACAGTGATTGCATCTGCTTGCGGCGAGCCAGAGACTCCGCGATCGCATTACATCCGCATCCACCATCTGCTCCACAGCCTTCCATCTGCACAACAGAGACCCCCCagccaggaggaagaggagggcggAGAAAACTCCAGCACTTCTCTGGACCACTCCTCCATTTCCCCAACTGTTAAGAACTCTAAAGACATCGAAGTGGGgcctgaggaggaggacgaggaagataCAACCCAGTCACCAACTCAG GTCCCAGAGTGTCCAGGCCCCTGCTGCTGTCGCTCTCTTCCACGAAGTCTCTCCATTGAGCGCCTCTCAGAGTTAAACCAGCTCTTGGAAGgtagcggaggaggaggaggacctaCAGCAGTGAGGAGGACATCCCTTTCCTGCATTGAGAGCGAAGAGGGCGACTCCAGCAACGCAGTCGGAAGACGAACCGGAGGAAGCAGCCACAGGCCCGCTGGTGAACCGGAATGCGAGTTCTGCGACACCTCTTGCTACAGCACTTCCTGCTACAGCACCTCCTGTTACAGCACCTCCTGTTACAGCAACTCGGGGTACGACGGAAGGGGGCGCGTCTGCAGCCACACCAGACTCTCCTCGGTGGACAGCAACCGGCTGTCTGGCAGCACAGTGTTCTCCTctcaggatgaggaggaggatgaggagagcgCCTTCGAGTCGACTCCAGATGCcggccagagccaggaggcTGGCAGggcaggaggggagaggagggcgGGGAGATGGAAGGAGGTCAGGAGAGGAGAGCCAGTGGAGCCTGAAGCAGCAGGGTCGAGCTCTGGAGACAACATAG GCCTGTCACCTCCCGTCGGTCATCCTCCAGTCCTTCGACCAAGCCTTGACCTTAACCATTTCCCTGCTGCCACTGACCAAGTCTTACCTCCAA ACTGGGAAGCTCGCGTGGACAGTCACGGCAGGGTTTTCTACGTAGACCATGTCAACAGGACCACCACCTGGCAGAGACCCAGTCACACTGGCAAGTGCAGTCACGGAATCCCTCGATCCGGATCCACCCAGCAGATGGAGCAGCTCAACAGGAG GTACCAGAGTATTCAGAGAACCATGGCCACCGAGGAGGAGGGAGGCAATCAGAGGTTGGAGCGGAGTTGCAGCACAGAAAATGAATCGGATTCTCCACCTCCTG GTCCCGCCTCTCCTGTCAATCACCAAAAGATCAGCCATCTCCTCCAGTCACCTGCAGTCAAGTTCATCACTCACCCAGAGTTCTTCACGTTGTTACACAATAACTAT tCGGCTTATCGGATGTTCACCACCAGCAGTTGTGTGAAGCACATGATCCTGAAAGTGCGCAGAGATGCGAAGAACTTCGAGCGCTATCAACACAACCGAGACCTGGTGGTCTTCCTCAACAAATTCGCTGACACACAACTGGAGCTGCCGAGAGGGTGGGAGATCAAGACTGACCTGCAGGGGAAG TCTTTCTTCGTGGACCACAACAGTCGAGCCACAACCTTTATCGATCCTCGAATCCCGCTTCAGAATGGCCGCCTGCCAGGACACCTCGCTCATAGGCAGCACCTACAAAGACTGCGCAGCTACAGTGCTGGAGAG GCCTCTGACGTGTCCCGGACTCGTGGTGCCTCTCTCATGGCCAGACCTGGCAACAGCCTGGTTGCTTCTATTCGGAGTCAGCATCAAGCGGACgtgcagcagctgtcagcgCCGA CTTACAATGACAAAATAGTGGCGTTCCTTCGGCAGCCCAACATTTTCGACATGCTGCAGGAGAGGCAGCCCAGTCTGAGTAGGAACCACGCACTCAG gGAGAAAATCCACTACATCAGGACGGAAGGAACGCAGGGGGTGGAGAAGTTATCGTGTGATGCAGATCTGGTCATCTTGTTGAG TTTATTCGAAGAGGAGATCATGTCTTATATTCCTCCTCACCCCATTCACCATGGCTTCAGTTTCTCGCCTCGCTGCTCACCAGCCTCATCGCCTCAGAACTCACCCG GCCTCCAGAGAGCCAGAGCTCCTGCTCCGTATCGTAGAGACTTCGAGGCCAAACTCAGAAACTTCTACAGGAAACTGGAGGCGAAGGGCTACGGCCAGGGACCCGGCAAAATCAA GCTGTTGATACGAAGAGAACATCTGCTCGAAGGAACCTTTAACCAGGTGATGGCTTATTCCCGCAAAGAGCTGCAGCGGAACAAACTCTACGTCACTTTTctgggagaggaagg GTTAGACTACAGTGGTCCATCCAGAGAGttcttcttccttctgtctcaggAACTTTTCAATCCTTACTACGGCCTCTTTGAGTACTCCGCCAACGACACCTACACGGTCCAAATAAGCCCGATGTCAGCCTTCGTGGAGAATCATCTGGAATG GTTCCGGTTCAGCGGTCGTATTCTGGGACTGGCTCTGATTCATCAATACCTGCTCGATGCATTCTTCACCCGGCCGTTCTACAAAGCTCTGCTTCGACT GCCGACCGACCTCTCTGATCTGGAGTACCTAGACGAGGAGTTCCATCAATCCCTGCAGTGGATGAAGGACAACGACATCACCGACATCCTAGACCTCACATTTACTGTCAACGAGGAGGTCTTCGGCCAG GTAACAGAGCGGGAGCTTAAATCTGGCGGCTCCAACCTTCAAGTAACCGAGAAGAACAAGAAGGATTATATTGAGCGAATGGCCAAGTGGAGGGTGGAGAGGGGAGTGGTCCAGCAGACAGAGGCGCTGGTCAGAGGTTTCTACGAG GTTGTGGACTCCCGGCTGGTGTCCGTGTTTGACGCCCGGGAACTGGAGCTGGTCATTGCTGGCACAGTAGAGATCGACCTGAGTGACTGGAGGACTAACACTGAGTACAGAGGAG GTTATCACGACGGACACATTGTCATGCGTTGGTTCTGGGCTGCTGTCGAGCGATTCAACAACGAACAGCGCCTTCGGCTGCTGCAGTTTGTGACCGGGACATCCAGCGTGCCGTACGAAGGCTTCGCTGCCCTGCGGGGATCCAATGGACTCCGGCGTTTCTGTATTGAGAAATGGGGGAAAGTGACGTCGCTCCCCAG GGCTCATACGTGCTTCAATCGTCTGGATCTGCCTCCCTACCCTTCATACACCATGCTGTATGATAAACTTCTGACTGCTGTGGAGGAAACCAGCACCTTTGGCCTGGAGTAG